From Triticum aestivum cultivar Chinese Spring chromosome 4A, IWGSC CS RefSeq v2.1, whole genome shotgun sequence, a single genomic window includes:
- the LOC123084292 gene encoding putative inorganic phosphate transporter 1-13 has product MFTTWPARRHACSSLFCHLHGAGSAMLYRVLDAVTSVKCETRRARKQIKVLQALDVAGTQLYHFTTIVIAGMGFFTDAYDLFSVSLIADLLGHIYYHSADGKLPGNVAGAVSGVALCGTVLGQLFFGWLGDRMGRKRIYGVTLKLMVVCSLASGLSFHNKPKCVVATLCFFRFWLGFGVGGDYPLSATIMSEYANKRTRGAFIAAVFAMQGLGNLAAGAVVLVLSARFKNTATYETDQLGQADYVWRIVLMLGAVPALLTYYWRMKMPETARYTALIAKNLKLAASDMATVLDIDFVSDADADAIVKQDEFGLFSMEFLHKHGRQLLCTTTCWFVLDVVFYSLNLFMKDIFNNIGWFGDATMMSPLEQTYKIARTQAIIVVGGSLPGYFLTVLFVDRIGRIKIQLMGFTMMTIFMIVLAAPYKFWSKPNMHIGFAIMYALILFFANFGPNSTTFILPTEIFPTRLRSTCNGISAAGGKCGAIIGVLWFQYSHTSIRSSLLLLAGCNLVGVMFTLALPESKGMSLEDITGEMEEDNEPPEESKTVAEAEFIYSVEIS; this is encoded by the exons ATGTTCACGACCTGGCCTGCGAGGAGGCACGCGTGCAGCTCCCTCTTCTGCCACCTGCATGGCGCCGGCAGCGCCATGCTGTACCGCGTGCTGGACGCCGTGACGTCGGTGAAATGCGAGACGCGGCGGGCTCGCAAGCAGATCAAGGTGCTGCAGGCCCTCGACGTCGCCGGGACGCAGCTGTACCACttcaccaccatcgtcatcgccggcATGGGCTTTTTCACGGACGCCTACGACCTGTTCTCCGTCTCCCTGATCGCCGACCTCCTGGGCCACATCTACTACCACTCGGCAGACGGCAAGCTCCCCGGCAATGTCGCGGGCGCTGTCAGCGGCGTGGCGCTCTGCGGCACGGTCCTGGGGCAACTCTTCTTCGGCTGGCTCGGCGACAGGATGGGGCGGAAGCGGATCTACGGCGTCACGCTCAAGCTCATGGTGGTGTGCTCACTCGCGTCCGGCCTCTCCTTCCACAACAAGCCCAAGTGCGTCGTGGCCACGCTGTGCTTCTTCCGCTTCTggcttggcttcggcgtcggcggcgACTACCCGCTCTCGGCGACCATCATGTCCGAGTATGCCAACAAGAGGACTCGCGGAGCCTTCATAGCAGCTGTCTTCGCTATGCAG GGTCTTGGAAACCTCGCTGCTGGGGCTGTTGTTCTGGTGCTCTCTGCGAGGTTCAAGAACACGGCCACGTATGAGACTGACCAGCTTGGGCAAGCGGACTACGTGTGGCGCATTGTGCTCATGCTGGGCGCCGTTCCTGCACTCCTCACCTACTACTGGCGCATGAAGATGCCTGAGACGGCGCGCTACACGGCGCTCATCGCCAAGAACCTCAAGCTAGCAGCATCCGACATGGCCACGGTCCTTGACATCGACTTCGTGTCAGACGCGGACGCGGACGCCATCGTGAAGCAGGACGAGTTCGGCCTCTTCTCCATGGAGTTCCTTCACAAGCATGGTCGCCAGCTCCTCTGCACGACTACATGTTGGTTCGTCCTCGACGTTGTCTTCTACTCTCTCAATCTCTTCATGAAGGATATCTTCAACAACATCGGCTGGTTTGGAGACGCGACCATGATGAGCCCTCTCGAGCAGACCTATAAGATAGCTCGCACGCAGGCCATCATCGTGGTCGGCGGTTCCCTGCCAGGTTACTTTCTCACCGTGCTATTCGTCGACCGCATCGGCCGCATCAAGATCCAACTCATGGGGTTCACCATGATGACCATTTTCATGATCGTACTCGCCGCGCCTTACAAGTTTTGGTCCAAACCCAACATGCACATAGGCTTCGCCATCATGTACGCCTTGATCCTCTTCTTCGCAAACTTCGGCCCCAACTCCACCACATTCATCCTGCCCACGGAGATATTCCCGACGCGCCTGCGGTCGACGTGCAACGGCATATCGGCCGCCGGGGGAAAGTGTGGTGCAATCATCGGTGTTCTCTGGTTCCAGTATTCTCATACAAGCATCCGGAGCTCTCTGCTTCTGCTGGCAGGGTGCAACCTGGTTGGAGTCATGTTCACTCTTGCCTTGCCCGAGTCCAAAGGGATGTCACTCGAGGACATCACGGGGGAAATGGAGGAAGACAACGAACCACCAGAAGAATCTAAAACGGTTGCTGAAGCTGAGTTCATCTACAGCGTGGAAATTTCGTAA